CCTGCCCGCTTTGGTAATAGGCACCGGAAGCCCACTCGGGGAAGCCGGAATAGCCGATATAGACCCGTTCGAAAAACGCCTGGGCCGAGGGCCAGTCCTGCTCCTCCATGTAGGTCAATCCGGTCTTGTAAAGAGCCTCGGCCTGCGGTTCGCCGCGCCACTCGCGGCGGGCGATGACCTCCTGGTACTTTTCGCGGGCCCGGTCGAGGTCGCCCTGCTTGCGCAAGGCATCGGCCTCGCCCATGACGGCCAGCACGATCCCGGCCGCACCGGGGAACTGGTCCTGTGCCTCGCGGTAAAAGTTGACCGCCTCGTAGGTCTGGCCGTTGGCCATGCTCAGGGCGCCGAGGGCGAGGTAGGCGTTGAGAAGGCTTTCGTGCGATTCCGGATGCGCCTCGATCACGGTCAGATAGGCTTGCCGGGCGAGCTGCCGATCGAAGTCCTCGGCCTTGCCGCCGATCCAGATCAGCGTCTCGGGACTGGCGAAGCGCAGTTCCTGATCGGTGTAAATGTGGCCGCCGTCGGCGGGAGCCCCCATGTTGTCGAGTGTCATGGCCAGACGCATGGCCAGGGTCATTTCCTGGTTGAGCATCGCCTTGTCATAGGCGCGCCGGAGCGTGACGGCGGGGGATTCCTTGGGGAAGGCTTCATTCGTGCGGCGGGCCTGGGCCAGCCACTCGTCCACCGGAGTCATGTCCTGCGCCAGTCCCTCGCGGAACTTTTTCGGGTAAAAGGCCTCCTGAATGGACATGCTGATGTCCGGGTTCTGCTTGAAATAGTCGAAGAGAAACTGCCGGTCCAGGATGATCTTTTCGCGGAAGGCGGTGTCGCTCTTGAGCTTTTCGAGGAAGGCGAGGTTGGCGTCGATTTCCGCGCGGTTCTCGTCGTATTTTTGTCCGTAAACCTTGAGGATCAGGTCGATACCATAAGAGTTCGGATCGTTCCCGAAGCGCATAACCCCGTCGAGATAGGCATCAAGCATGTCTTGCGGACGGCCCTGAAGCTCACGCGCCCGGCCCAGCTCGAAGAGCGCGCCGGTGAAGTCCCCCTCCTCGCGGTAGGTGTTCATGTAGTCTTGAAAATTGACAACCATCTCATCGTAGCGGTGGTTGGCCTCGTAAAGCTTGCCCTTCTGGAAATAGGCGTTGCGGATGAAGCTCGGGCTGGTGGTGAACTTCTCGACGTTGCTGTAGTGCTTGAGAGCCCGGTCCACATTGCCGGTGGCCGCGTAGATGTCCCCCAGGAAGTACTCGACCTCGCCGCGAAGGCTGGTCTTGGGGTACTTTTTGACAAATTCGATAAAGTCCTTTTCGGCCTCCGGGTACTGCTCCAGCCCAAAGTAGCAAATGCCCCGGCGGTAGAGCGAATCCTCCGCGTAGGCGCCGGTGTTGTAGTGCTGGAGGATCACGCTGAACTGCTTGATCGCGTCCTCGTAGTTGCCCATAAAGATGTCGCCCAGTCCGACCCAGTAGTGGCAACCTTCGGCCATCATGCCCTTGGGGTGCTTCTGCAGGTAGCCTTCGAAGACGTTTATCATGTCGCCGAAACGCTCGAGCTTCACGTAAGTGGATCCCATCAGGAACACCACTTGTCCGGCATAGGCCGACTCAGGGTTTTCGGCCAGGAAGCCCTTGGCCAGGTCGAAAAACTCGTCATACTGCCCCTTCTCCAGGTAGAACTGGCAGAGCTTCACAATAATGTCGTCGGCATACTTGTGCCAGGACTTGTTGCTAACGTAACTCTCGCCCATCGCGATGACCTCATCGGTGAGCTTGAGCTCAGTCGCCGCACTGAAGGCCGCGTAGAGAAAGTCCTGGGCGGCAGCGTGCTCGGGGTACTCCTGCACCAGTTCCTTGTAGGCAAAAAAGGATTCCCAGTCCCGGCCCGTGAGCAGGTAGGTCCGCGCGATACGTACTTTCAGGTCCGCCGTGTAGTCGTCCAATTTCTTGAGCGCGTCGAGTTGCGCCTGGGTGTTGGCCACCTGGGTTTCCAGCTCGACCAGTTGGTCGCCACCGCCGGTGCTGCTCGTGATCTTGAGCAGTTCGTACTGCGAGCGCAGGTCGGCGAGGTAAGACTCCTGCCAGTCCACAATTTCCTGCACGGTCAGCACCATCCGGTACATGAGCATGGCCTCGTTGAAGCGCTGGAGCTTGGAAAGCTTGTCCCCGGCGTCGAGCAGGGCGACGTTGAGCTGGAGGCTGTAGCGGGCGGGCGATTCGTTAACCAGGTACGGCAGGAGTGTCATCGTCTCCTTGAACTTACCCTGGGCGATATAA
The Ruficoccus amylovorans DNA segment above includes these coding regions:
- a CDS encoding tetratricopeptide repeat protein — protein: MDTSRMTLSELQRETGSLIEARDYLGARPYLMEMVKRFEGEGEEMRKSLNGVYFYLGLGYLVQYSEEDNTTYLNEAIKWFQRLEKEFPNGTYSVNANFAMADAYRGQQKFNEAGEVYAKLLTPPLEMRLNSEQRQDALRKIVACFYIAKNWAAGQNWFALYLREGRTVDDQSKAAAALMEAYIAQGKFKETMTLLPYLVNESPARYSLQLNVALLDAGDKLSKLQRFNEAMLMYRMVLTVQEIVDWQESYLADLRSQYELLKITSSTGGGDQLVELETQVANTQAQLDALKKLDDYTADLKVRIARTYLLTGRDWESFFAYKELVQEYPEHAAAQDFLYAAFSAATELKLTDEVIAMGESYVSNKSWHKYADDIIVKLCQFYLEKGQYDEFFDLAKGFLAENPESAYAGQVVFLMGSTYVKLERFGDMINVFEGYLQKHPKGMMAEGCHYWVGLGDIFMGNYEDAIKQFSVILQHYNTGAYAEDSLYRRGICYFGLEQYPEAEKDFIEFVKKYPKTSLRGEVEYFLGDIYAATGNVDRALKHYSNVEKFTTSPSFIRNAYFQKGKLYEANHRYDEMVVNFQDYMNTYREEGDFTGALFELGRARELQGRPQDMLDAYLDGVMRFGNDPNSYGIDLILKVYGQKYDENRAEIDANLAFLEKLKSDTAFREKIILDRQFLFDYFKQNPDISMSIQEAFYPKKFREGLAQDMTPVDEWLAQARRTNEAFPKESPAVTLRRAYDKAMLNQEMTLAMRLAMTLDNMGAPADGGHIYTDQELRFASPETLIWIGGKAEDFDRQLARQAYLTVIEAHPESHESLLNAYLALGALSMANGQTYEAVNFYREAQDQFPGAAGIVLAVMGEADALRKQGDLDRAREKYQEVIARREWRGEPQAEALYKTGLTYMEEQDWPSAQAFFERVYIGYSGFPEWASGAYYQSGQALESMGRRDDARRTYDEFLANPSLEGSAYYDQIKQARSAL